A single Microbacterium protaetiae DNA region contains:
- a CDS encoding PQQ-dependent sugar dehydrogenase, translating into MVRILLAATLAVALVGCAPQAAPTSNAPSETAPSSTESGGTAPSGAAPSTIVDGLAAPWSIALLPDGGALVSQRDDGTILEITAAHTVREVGVVPSVVADGEAGLNGIAVHTDGDTTWLYAYHAASSDNRVVRMPLRGRAGSYRLGAVEVVLSGIHKATFHNGGRIAFGPDGMLYVTTGDAGSSTDSQDTSSLNGKILRVTPQGQSAPGNPFGNAVYSYGHRNVQGIAWTADGTMWASEFGQNTWDELNVIVPGGNYGWPVVEGIAHDDRFRDPLVQWPTDQASPSGLAARGSELYLASLRGERLWRVVTDRGSVVGDPSPVLSGYGRLRDVTVAADGSLWILTNNTDGRGSPRSGDDRLLRFAVA; encoded by the coding sequence ATGGTTCGGATTCTTCTCGCGGCGACTCTTGCCGTGGCGCTGGTCGGGTGCGCACCGCAGGCGGCGCCCACGTCCAATGCGCCGTCGGAGACTGCGCCATCATCGACCGAGTCGGGCGGCACGGCGCCGTCGGGCGCCGCGCCCTCGACGATCGTCGACGGCCTCGCAGCGCCGTGGTCGATAGCGCTGCTGCCCGACGGCGGGGCGCTTGTCTCACAACGCGACGACGGCACCATCCTCGAGATCACCGCTGCGCACACCGTGCGCGAGGTGGGCGTCGTTCCGAGCGTGGTCGCCGACGGCGAAGCCGGCTTGAACGGCATCGCTGTGCACACCGACGGCGATACGACGTGGCTGTACGCCTACCACGCCGCGTCTTCCGACAACCGGGTCGTGCGGATGCCGCTGAGAGGCCGGGCCGGGTCGTACCGCCTGGGCGCGGTCGAGGTCGTGCTCAGCGGCATCCACAAGGCCACCTTTCACAACGGAGGCAGGATCGCCTTCGGGCCCGACGGAATGCTCTACGTGACCACCGGGGATGCCGGAAGCTCGACCGACTCGCAGGACACCTCGAGCCTCAACGGCAAGATCCTGCGGGTGACGCCGCAGGGCCAGAGCGCGCCGGGCAATCCGTTCGGCAACGCCGTGTACAGCTATGGGCATCGCAACGTGCAGGGCATTGCATGGACGGCCGACGGCACGATGTGGGCGAGCGAGTTCGGCCAGAACACGTGGGACGAGCTCAACGTGATCGTCCCCGGCGGCAACTATGGGTGGCCGGTCGTGGAAGGCATCGCCCACGACGACCGCTTTCGGGATCCTCTCGTGCAGTGGCCGACCGATCAGGCCAGCCCCAGCGGTCTGGCAGCCCGCGGAAGCGAGCTGTATCTTGCGAGCCTGCGGGGCGAACGACTGTGGCGCGTCGTGACCGACCGTGGCTCCGTGGTGGGTGATCCCTCGCCCGTGCTGTCGGGGTACGGCCGGCTGCGTGACGTCACCGTTGCGGCAGATGGAAGCCTGTGGATTCTGACGAACAACACCGACGGCCGCGGAAGCCCGCGCAGCGGGGATGATCGGCTGCTGCGGTTCGCAGTAGCGTGA
- a CDS encoding purine-cytosine permease family protein → MAAPTPPLEAPVSAPDETLPAASTLIERTGIEIIPESQRTAKPRDLFWPWFAANVSVFGMSYGSFVLGFGISFWQATIVSVIGIVVSFFLCGLIAIAGKRGSAPTMVLSRAAFGVHGQKVPGIVSWLTSIGWETFLAIMAVLATATIITQLGGDGGVAVKIIAIVVVAALIVTASVLGYHTIMKLQSVLTWITGIVTILYIILAIGHIDFATVLAQPGGNIGQVIGALVMVMTGFGLGWINIAADWSRYQKRTASDGAIIGWNTFGGAIAPVILVVFGLLLGGSDADLADGIANDPIGALAQILPVWVLVPFLITAILALVSGAVLGIYSSGLTLLSLGIRIPRPSAAAIDGVILTLGTIWVVFFAQSFLGPFQSFLITLGVPLAAWAGILIADILRRRRDYDDDALFDAKGRYGSWDWTSIITMVVCSVIGWGFVINNFADEAAWNNWQGYFLFLIGGKDGDWAYANLGVFFALVIGFVVTWFARAGTIRRQEEGTGR, encoded by the coding sequence ATGGCCGCACCGACCCCGCCCTTGGAGGCACCCGTGTCCGCACCCGACGAGACCCTGCCCGCCGCATCCACCCTCATCGAGCGCACCGGCATCGAGATCATTCCCGAGTCGCAGCGCACCGCCAAACCACGCGACCTCTTCTGGCCGTGGTTCGCCGCCAATGTGTCGGTGTTCGGCATGTCGTACGGGTCGTTCGTGCTCGGCTTCGGCATCTCGTTCTGGCAGGCCACGATCGTCTCGGTGATCGGTATCGTCGTCTCGTTCTTCTTGTGCGGCCTGATCGCCATCGCCGGCAAGCGCGGCTCGGCGCCGACAATGGTGCTCTCCCGCGCCGCCTTCGGCGTGCACGGACAGAAGGTGCCCGGAATCGTGTCGTGGCTGACCTCGATCGGCTGGGAGACGTTCTTGGCGATCATGGCGGTGCTGGCCACCGCGACGATCATCACGCAGCTGGGCGGCGACGGTGGCGTGGCCGTCAAGATCATCGCCATCGTGGTCGTGGCAGCCCTCATCGTCACCGCGTCGGTGCTGGGCTATCACACCATCATGAAGCTGCAGTCGGTGCTCACCTGGATCACCGGCATCGTGACGATCCTGTACATCATCCTCGCCATCGGGCACATCGACTTCGCCACCGTGCTCGCCCAGCCCGGCGGCAACATCGGGCAGGTCATCGGCGCTCTGGTCATGGTGATGACCGGCTTCGGCCTGGGCTGGATAAACATCGCCGCCGACTGGTCGCGCTATCAGAAGCGCACCGCCTCCGACGGCGCCATCATCGGCTGGAACACCTTCGGCGGTGCGATAGCGCCGGTGATCCTGGTGGTGTTCGGTCTGCTGCTGGGCGGTTCCGACGCCGACCTCGCCGACGGTATCGCGAACGATCCGATCGGCGCTCTCGCCCAGATCCTGCCGGTGTGGGTGCTGGTGCCGTTCCTGATCACGGCGATTCTCGCGCTCGTGTCGGGAGCGGTGCTGGGCATCTACTCGTCGGGACTCACGCTGCTCAGCCTCGGCATCCGCATCCCGCGCCCCTCGGCTGCGGCGATCGACGGCGTCATCCTCACCCTCGGCACCATCTGGGTGGTCTTCTTCGCGCAGAGCTTCCTCGGCCCCTTCCAGAGCTTCTTGATCACCCTGGGCGTGCCGCTGGCCGCCTGGGCCGGCATCCTCATCGCTGACATTCTGCGGCGGCGGCGCGACTATGACGACGATGCCCTCTTCGACGCCAAGGGCCGCTACGGCTCCTGGGACTGGACCTCGATCATCACGATGGTCGTCTGCTCGGTCATCGGCTGGGGCTTCGTGATCAACAACTTCGCCGATGAGGCTGCCTGGAACAACTGGCAGGGATACTTCCTGTTCCTCATCGGCGGCAAAGACGGCGACTGGGCTTACGCGAACCTCGGCGTCTTCTTCGCCCTGGTCATCGGGTTCGTCGTGACCTGGTTTGCGCGCGCCGGCACGATCCGGCGGCAAGAGGAGGGAACGGGGCGTTGA
- a CDS encoding cysteine hydrolase family protein, protein MPQPWLVVIDPQNIFASPESAWGSPFFAEAMTKIHSLAEAFGPRVVVTRWLPTADRATAWGDYFAAWPFADVPADDPLYGLVRDAAGLSPRATLDLPTFGKWGPELAAITGPAPHLVLCGVSTDCCVISTALPAADAGAHVRIVADACAGSTAENQAAALHVLGLYPPQITVTDTAAVLAALTR, encoded by the coding sequence ATGCCGCAGCCCTGGCTCGTCGTCATCGACCCGCAGAACATCTTCGCGTCTCCCGAATCCGCCTGGGGATCACCGTTCTTCGCCGAGGCGATGACGAAGATCCACTCCCTGGCCGAAGCGTTCGGCCCGCGCGTCGTGGTCACACGCTGGTTGCCCACCGCCGACCGCGCGACGGCGTGGGGTGACTACTTCGCCGCCTGGCCGTTCGCGGATGTACCCGCCGACGACCCGCTCTACGGGTTGGTACGGGATGCCGCGGGCCTGTCACCGCGCGCGACGCTGGACCTGCCCACCTTCGGCAAGTGGGGCCCCGAGCTCGCGGCGATCACGGGACCCGCACCGCATCTTGTGCTGTGCGGGGTCTCCACCGACTGCTGCGTGATCTCCACGGCGCTGCCGGCGGCCGATGCCGGCGCGCACGTGCGGATCGTCGCCGATGCCTGCGCCGGCTCGACCGCCGAGAATCAGGCAGCCGCGCTGCACGTGCTCGGCCTGTATCCCCCGCAGATCACGGTGACCGATACGGCCGCGGTGCTGGCCGCGCTCACCCGGTGA
- a CDS encoding glycoside hydrolase family 3 N-terminal domain-containing protein, with translation MSLVSDTLPYLDSSLTTAERVTDLLARMTLEEKIGQMLQLDARGDLDDAVLRRHVGSILHTSPERIVQANELTARTRLRIPLLVAEDCIHGHSFWPGATIFPTQLGLAASWDAELLERVARVTAVEVAATGIHWTFSPVLCIARDLRWGRVNETFGEDPFLIGELAAAMVRGYQGSGLADETAILATAKHFAGYSETQGGRDASEADISRRKLRSWFLPPFEKVAREGCRTFMLGYQSMDGVPITVNEWLLTDVLKGEWGYTGTLVTDWDNVGRMVWEQHVQPDDTHAAAAAVRAGNDMIMTTPRFFEGALEAVRSGMLPPDAFDDAVARNLTLKFDLGLFENPRLPQPGLEKIVGAPAHATLNLEAARRSIVLLENDGTLPLPPRAASIAVVGPLADDAQFQLGDWAGGSGQVDWLDAQPRELITTVLDGIRDLAPAGSTITHVRGADILTMQPDPAGATFPDGQPRPPIVHPCLPDEAMIAEAVQAATAADVVVAVVGDHIELVGEGRSTATLELIGGQNALLDALIATGTPVVVVLLASKPLVLPTSVHAAAGVLWIANPGMQGGRALAEILFGEVEPAGRLPISFARHAGQLPVYYNRVRGQHGDRYADLTQSPTWAFGQGRSYTTVEYTDLVLARTEVAVTDALVAEVTVRNTGTRPVRETVQLYVRDEITSVSWAEKELKAYRQVDVAPGASARVRIELPVAECTIVDAAGRRVVEPGAFHALVGASSRDEDLLAAEFTVTG, from the coding sequence ATGAGCCTCGTATCCGACACCCTCCCATACCTCGACTCCTCGTTGACGACCGCCGAGCGGGTCACCGACCTGCTCGCACGGATGACGCTCGAGGAGAAGATCGGGCAGATGCTGCAGCTCGACGCCCGCGGCGATCTCGACGACGCCGTGCTGCGCAGGCATGTCGGCTCGATCCTGCACACCTCGCCCGAGCGCATTGTGCAGGCGAACGAGCTGACCGCTCGTACTCGACTGCGGATTCCGCTGCTGGTGGCCGAGGACTGCATCCACGGGCACTCCTTCTGGCCCGGCGCGACGATCTTCCCCACTCAGCTGGGGCTCGCCGCGAGCTGGGACGCAGAACTGCTCGAGCGGGTCGCCCGCGTCACGGCCGTCGAAGTCGCGGCCACCGGCATCCACTGGACCTTCTCACCGGTGTTGTGCATCGCCCGCGATCTGCGCTGGGGTCGGGTGAACGAGACGTTCGGCGAAGACCCGTTTCTCATCGGCGAACTCGCCGCGGCGATGGTGCGCGGTTATCAGGGCTCGGGCCTGGCCGATGAGACCGCGATCCTGGCCACCGCGAAACACTTCGCCGGATACTCCGAGACGCAGGGTGGGCGCGACGCCAGCGAGGCAGACATCTCGCGCCGCAAGCTGCGCAGCTGGTTCCTGCCGCCGTTCGAAAAGGTGGCGCGAGAGGGATGCCGCACGTTCATGCTCGGCTACCAGAGCATGGACGGCGTGCCGATCACCGTCAACGAATGGCTGCTCACCGATGTGCTGAAGGGGGAGTGGGGCTACACCGGCACCCTTGTCACCGATTGGGACAATGTCGGGCGCATGGTGTGGGAACAGCATGTGCAGCCCGACGACACGCACGCGGCGGCCGCGGCCGTGCGTGCCGGCAACGACATGATCATGACGACACCGCGGTTCTTCGAGGGCGCCCTGGAGGCAGTGCGCAGCGGGATGCTGCCGCCCGACGCCTTCGACGATGCCGTGGCGCGCAACCTGACCCTGAAGTTCGATCTGGGCCTGTTCGAGAACCCCCGGCTGCCGCAACCCGGTCTGGAGAAGATCGTGGGTGCACCCGCGCACGCCACGCTCAACCTCGAAGCCGCCCGTCGTTCGATCGTGCTCCTGGAGAATGACGGGACGCTGCCCTTGCCCCCGCGCGCGGCGTCCATCGCGGTGGTGGGACCGCTCGCCGATGACGCCCAGTTCCAGCTGGGCGACTGGGCCGGCGGCTCGGGCCAGGTCGACTGGCTCGACGCACAGCCGCGCGAGCTGATCACCACGGTGCTCGACGGCATTCGCGACCTCGCCCCCGCCGGTTCCACGATCACGCATGTGCGCGGGGCCGACATCCTCACGATGCAGCCCGACCCGGCGGGTGCGACCTTCCCCGACGGGCAGCCGCGTCCGCCCATCGTGCACCCGTGTCTGCCCGACGAGGCGATGATCGCCGAAGCGGTGCAGGCCGCCACTGCCGCCGATGTCGTGGTGGCCGTCGTCGGCGACCACATCGAACTGGTCGGTGAGGGCCGCTCCACGGCCACGCTGGAGCTGATCGGTGGGCAGAACGCCCTGCTCGATGCGTTGATCGCCACCGGTACTCCGGTCGTCGTCGTGCTGCTGGCGTCCAAGCCGCTCGTGCTGCCGACATCGGTGCACGCTGCCGCCGGAGTGCTCTGGATCGCCAACCCCGGGATGCAGGGCGGCCGTGCGCTCGCCGAAATCCTCTTCGGCGAGGTCGAGCCCGCAGGCCGCCTGCCGATCTCGTTCGCGCGGCACGCGGGCCAGCTTCCGGTCTATTACAACCGGGTGCGCGGGCAGCACGGCGACCGCTACGCCGACCTGACGCAGTCGCCGACATGGGCGTTCGGGCAGGGACGCAGCTACACGACCGTCGAATACACAGATCTCGTGCTCGCGCGCACCGAGGTGGCGGTCACCGACGCCCTGGTCGCCGAGGTCACTGTGCGCAACACCGGAACCAGGCCGGTGCGCGAGACCGTGCAGCTGTACGTGCGCGACGAGATCACCTCGGTGAGCTGGGCCGAGAAGGAGCTCAAGGCGTACCGGCAGGTCGATGTCGCACCCGGCGCGAGCGCGCGCGTGCGCATCGAGTTGCCCGTCGCCGAGTGCACGATAGTGGATGCCGCCGGCCGGCGTGTGGTCGAGCCGGGGGCCTTCCACGCCCTGGTGGGCGCGTCATCGCGTGACGAGGACCTGCTGGCCGCGGAGTTCACCGTCACCGGGTGA
- a CDS encoding ABC transporter permease: MAATQAAALAASDRKTLRGQLGAAFSMFRNPKSVVGLGILGVFVLVAIFQDLLAPYGPLEKDYTALRQPPSWHHLLGTTHMGEDIFSQIIYGTRGVLVVGFLAGIIATAIAIIIGVLSGYVRGWRSESLSALTNVFLVIPGLPLIIIVASQFENPPLLLISAVLAITGWAWGARVLRAQTMSLRNRDFIQAARANGEPLRRIIFIEMLPNLLAIIASSFVGTVTAAVLSLTTLAFIGVIPITNLNWGTILFWAQQNGAFPDYWWWYIPAGLCIALLGMALSLINFGIDEYVNPRLRSAGERARALKKRGLNANSAVTAVKTSPGTARESQA; encoded by the coding sequence ATGGCAGCAACGCAAGCCGCCGCACTGGCGGCATCAGACCGCAAGACGCTTCGCGGGCAGCTCGGGGCTGCCTTCTCGATGTTCCGCAACCCGAAGTCGGTGGTGGGGCTGGGCATTCTCGGCGTGTTCGTGCTCGTGGCGATCTTCCAGGATCTGCTCGCCCCGTACGGTCCGCTGGAGAAGGACTACACGGCGCTGCGGCAACCTCCCTCGTGGCACCACCTGCTGGGGACGACACACATGGGCGAGGACATCTTCAGCCAGATCATCTACGGCACCCGCGGTGTGCTCGTGGTCGGGTTCCTCGCCGGTATCATCGCGACCGCCATCGCGATCATCATCGGAGTGCTCTCGGGATACGTGCGTGGGTGGCGCAGCGAGTCGCTGTCGGCACTGACGAACGTGTTCCTCGTGATCCCCGGTCTGCCGCTGATCATCATCGTGGCCTCGCAGTTCGAGAATCCGCCGCTGCTGCTGATCTCGGCGGTGTTGGCGATCACCGGCTGGGCGTGGGGTGCACGCGTGCTCCGTGCGCAGACGATGTCGCTGCGCAACCGCGACTTCATCCAGGCGGCCCGTGCCAACGGTGAGCCACTTCGGCGCATCATCTTCATCGAGATGCTCCCCAACCTGTTGGCGATCATCGCATCGAGTTTCGTGGGCACCGTGACCGCGGCGGTGTTGAGTCTGACCACCCTCGCGTTCATCGGCGTCATCCCGATCACCAACCTCAACTGGGGCACGATTCTGTTCTGGGCGCAGCAGAACGGCGCATTCCCCGACTACTGGTGGTGGTACATCCCGGCCGGACTGTGCATTGCGCTGCTGGGCATGGCACTCTCGCTCATCAACTTCGGCATCGACGAATACGTGAATCCGCGGCTGCGGTCGGCGGGCGAACGCGCCCGCGCGCTGAAGAAGCGCGGGCTGAACGCGAACTCCGCCGTCACCGCCGTCAAGACATCACCCGGAACTGCAAGAGAAAGTCAGGCATGA
- a CDS encoding ABC transporter permease, with the protein MRFFLRRAVFYLFTAWAAITINFFLPRMMKGDPVSAYIASNQGRISPEAIDSLKILFGLDNDMTLWQQYIQYWGLLLHGDLGRSFSRGLAPVTDVIGAALPWTVGLVGLATIISFVLGTAFGAIIGWRRGSKADLVVPFATFFSTVPYFWMGLIAIAVFASSLGWFPASHAYGKGADPAFTFQFIGDVIVHGTLPALTIVVASLGGWILGMRNMMITVLDEDFVTVAQAKGLPQGQVLWRYAARNAMLPQLSSFALSLGFIVGGTIVMELVFSYPGVGKLLLDATTAKDYPLMQGLFLVITLTVLVANILADVAYAILDPRTRQLEG; encoded by the coding sequence ATGAGATTCTTCCTACGCCGCGCAGTGTTCTATTTGTTCACGGCATGGGCCGCCATCACCATCAACTTCTTCCTTCCGCGCATGATGAAGGGCGATCCGGTCAGCGCCTACATCGCCTCCAACCAGGGTCGGATAAGTCCCGAGGCCATCGACTCGCTGAAGATCCTGTTCGGACTCGACAACGACATGACGCTGTGGCAGCAGTACATCCAGTACTGGGGTCTGCTGCTGCACGGCGACCTCGGCAGGTCGTTCTCGCGCGGTCTGGCGCCGGTCACCGACGTCATCGGCGCCGCACTGCCGTGGACCGTGGGCTTGGTGGGCCTGGCGACGATCATCTCGTTCGTTCTGGGCACCGCTTTCGGCGCCATCATCGGCTGGCGGCGCGGCAGCAAGGCCGACCTTGTCGTGCCGTTCGCGACGTTCTTCTCCACGGTGCCGTACTTCTGGATGGGCCTGATTGCGATAGCGGTCTTCGCGTCGTCTCTGGGCTGGTTCCCGGCGTCTCACGCGTACGGAAAAGGGGCCGATCCTGCATTCACATTCCAGTTCATCGGCGATGTCATCGTCCATGGGACGCTTCCGGCGCTGACCATTGTCGTCGCGTCGCTGGGAGGCTGGATCTTGGGCATGCGCAACATGATGATCACCGTTCTCGACGAGGACTTCGTCACCGTCGCCCAGGCCAAGGGCCTGCCCCAAGGGCAGGTGTTGTGGCGATATGCGGCCCGCAATGCGATGCTGCCGCAGTTGTCGAGCTTCGCGCTGTCGCTCGGGTTCATCGTGGGCGGCACCATAGTGATGGAACTGGTGTTCTCGTATCCCGGCGTCGGAAAGCTGCTCCTGGATGCCACGACGGCGAAGGACTACCCGCTGATGCAGGGGCTGTTCCTGGTCATCACGCTGACGGTGCTCGTCGCGAACATCCTCGCAGACGTGGCCTACGCGATCCTCGATCCCCGCACTCGCCAGCTGGAGGGCTGA
- a CDS encoding ABC transporter ATP-binding protein, with product MTTLEFSHVTKKYRVRGSGELLALNDVSFTLNSGQTIALVGQSGSGKSTIAKILTQLERPTNGDILIDGVPIPRSGKGLRRYRQQLRMVFQDPFASLNPARTIRYHIQRPLQLDRVVAADEVEDEVMRLLERVQLDAPAVIDRRPHELSGGQRQRVAIARALASRPALLVADEPVSMLDVSLRLGVLTLLADLQRESGLGVLYITHDLATARHFSDEIMVLHHGEVVERGPADDVILDPQHPYTRALRDASPDPHALFGTAQEGRS from the coding sequence ATGACCACCCTGGAGTTCTCACACGTCACCAAGAAGTATCGGGTCCGTGGGTCGGGGGAGCTTCTCGCCCTGAACGATGTCAGCTTCACACTCAACTCGGGGCAGACGATCGCGCTGGTCGGCCAGAGCGGCAGCGGCAAGTCCACGATCGCGAAGATCCTGACCCAGCTTGAGCGACCCACCAACGGCGACATCTTGATCGACGGCGTGCCGATCCCGCGCAGCGGCAAGGGATTGCGCAGGTACCGTCAGCAGCTGCGCATGGTCTTTCAGGACCCGTTCGCATCGCTGAACCCTGCGCGAACCATTCGCTACCACATTCAGCGGCCCCTGCAATTGGATCGCGTCGTTGCGGCAGACGAGGTCGAAGACGAAGTCATGCGGCTTCTCGAACGTGTGCAGCTCGACGCCCCGGCGGTCATCGATCGCCGTCCGCATGAACTGTCGGGCGGGCAGCGACAGCGGGTCGCGATAGCGCGCGCCCTGGCGTCGCGGCCGGCTCTGCTCGTCGCCGACGAACCGGTGTCGATGCTCGACGTCTCGTTGCGACTGGGTGTGCTCACGCTGCTGGCCGACCTGCAGCGCGAGTCGGGGCTGGGCGTGCTCTACATCACGCACGACCTGGCCACCGCGCGCCACTTCAGCGACGAGATCATGGTGCTGCACCACGGCGAGGTCGTTGAGCGCGGCCCTGCCGACGACGTGATCCTCGACCCGCAGCATCCCTACACCCGCGCCCTGCGCGATGCGTCCCCCGACCCGCACGCGCTGTTCGGTACCGCACAGGAGGGCCGGTCATGA
- a CDS encoding ABC transporter ATP-binding protein, whose translation MPALHVDPERRPVNDSVIDDPVLTVAGYSIVYDVEPPVEAVRDVSLTLRRGEILGLAGESGSGKTTLAYGIQRLLRPPAVITAGSVTFHDADGGSVDINALDARALQQFRWDKVSMVFQGAMNALNPVANIRSQLVDVFAVHRPGMSRRERVAAAGELLDLVGVGSQRARSFAHELSGGMRQRVMIAMALALRPQLMVMDEPTTALDVLVQREILQKISELRHQFGFSVIFITHDLPLLLEISDRIAVMKDGAIVELAAAEEMYRRPQHPYTQRLLSSFPSLTGARGTYAGRVGAGTETR comes from the coding sequence ATGCCCGCCCTCCACGTCGACCCCGAGAGAAGACCTGTGAACGACTCTGTGATCGATGATCCCGTGCTGACGGTGGCCGGGTACTCCATCGTCTACGACGTGGAACCGCCCGTCGAGGCGGTCCGCGACGTCTCGTTGACCCTGCGCCGCGGTGAGATCCTGGGCCTGGCCGGCGAGTCCGGCAGCGGCAAGACGACCCTCGCCTACGGCATCCAACGACTGCTGCGCCCTCCGGCCGTCATCACTGCCGGCAGCGTCACGTTCCACGACGCCGACGGTGGCAGCGTCGACATCAACGCCCTCGATGCGAGGGCGCTGCAGCAATTTCGGTGGGACAAGGTGTCGATGGTGTTCCAGGGCGCCATGAACGCCTTGAACCCGGTCGCCAACATCCGCAGCCAGCTTGTAGACGTGTTCGCTGTGCACCGGCCCGGAATGAGCAGGCGCGAACGGGTTGCGGCTGCGGGCGAGCTTCTCGATCTCGTCGGAGTGGGCAGCCAGCGCGCGCGTTCGTTCGCCCACGAGCTGTCGGGCGGGATGCGACAGCGCGTCATGATCGCGATGGCGTTGGCGCTGCGCCCCCAGCTGATGGTCATGGACGAGCCGACGACAGCGCTCGATGTTCTCGTGCAGCGGGAGATCCTGCAGAAGATCTCGGAACTGCGCCACCAGTTCGGCTTCTCGGTCATCTTCATCACGCACGACCTGCCCTTGCTGCTGGAGATCTCCGACCGGATAGCGGTCATGAAAGACGGCGCGATCGTCGAACTCGCCGCGGCCGAAGAGATGTATCGCCGGCCGCAGCATCCCTACACGCAACGACTGCTCTCGTCGTTCCCGAGCCTCACCGGGGCACGCGGCACGTATGCGGGCCGCGTCGGCGCAGGAACGGAGACGCGATGA
- a CDS encoding ABC transporter substrate-binding protein, with product MRLRFALAATGIVAALALAGCSGGGGGNASPEEGAALTIAKPDGAITTESNNPFISNASAMTLGYANAIYEPLAMVNLVGSDTEITPWLAEKLDWNDTYTALTVTARSGVKWSDGEDFTADDIAYTFQLLKDKPQLDLTALGIKDVTEDGDTATITFDNPMYVKQDKVLHKFIVPKHIWEKVADPTTETNKDPVGTGPYVLSKFTTQSVELTARDDYWGGKLAVPTLYYVSYNDNTALTTALASGDADWAQAFIPNVQSAFIDKDPDHNVYWAAAGLGIDAMFVNTQTKPFDDVAFRKAVNMVMDREKHASIAREGGVPVLDSVTALPSPAGDSWISPEFQGKKLTVDVDGAKQVLTDAGYTWKNDKLVDPDGEAVTFELKVPQGWNDYVTGISLISDSVKALGVDASVQTPDADSWLDAIAKGDFQAILHWTDTGMTPYDLYSNIMDGRFLKPKGEVANYNFGRYDNKEATAALQAFATATDDATRKAALEKVQKIFVDDVPGMAVGTRPFIGQYNTRNYVGWPSADDPYISPDPTQPTAALILTKLKPAS from the coding sequence ATGAGGCTCAGATTCGCTCTCGCGGCGACGGGGATCGTCGCCGCACTCGCCTTGGCCGGCTGTTCCGGCGGGGGCGGGGGAAATGCGTCGCCCGAAGAGGGTGCCGCTCTCACCATCGCCAAGCCAGACGGCGCCATCACGACCGAGTCGAACAACCCGTTCATCAGCAACGCGTCGGCGATGACGCTCGGGTATGCCAACGCGATCTACGAGCCGCTGGCCATGGTCAATCTCGTGGGCAGCGATACCGAGATCACGCCATGGCTGGCCGAGAAGCTCGACTGGAACGACACGTACACGGCGCTCACGGTCACCGCCCGGTCGGGCGTGAAGTGGAGCGACGGCGAGGACTTCACCGCCGACGACATCGCATACACGTTCCAGCTACTCAAAGACAAGCCTCAACTCGACTTGACCGCGCTGGGGATCAAAGACGTCACTGAAGACGGTGACACCGCCACCATCACCTTCGACAACCCGATGTACGTGAAGCAAGACAAGGTCTTGCACAAGTTCATCGTTCCCAAGCACATCTGGGAGAAGGTCGCCGACCCGACCACCGAGACCAACAAAGATCCGGTGGGAACGGGCCCGTACGTGCTGTCGAAGTTCACCACGCAGAGTGTCGAGCTGACCGCCCGTGACGACTACTGGGGCGGAAAGCTCGCCGTGCCCACGCTGTACTACGTCTCGTACAACGACAACACGGCACTGACGACGGCACTGGCCAGCGGCGACGCCGATTGGGCGCAGGCGTTCATTCCGAACGTGCAGTCGGCCTTCATCGACAAGGATCCCGACCACAACGTGTATTGGGCTGCAGCCGGCCTGGGAATCGACGCGATGTTTGTGAACACGCAGACCAAACCCTTCGATGACGTGGCATTCCGCAAAGCAGTGAACATGGTCATGGATCGCGAGAAGCACGCCTCGATCGCGCGTGAAGGCGGCGTGCCGGTGCTCGACTCTGTCACCGCGCTGCCCAGTCCGGCCGGCGACAGCTGGATCTCGCCGGAGTTCCAGGGCAAGAAACTCACGGTCGATGTGGACGGCGCCAAGCAGGTGCTCACCGACGCTGGCTACACCTGGAAGAACGACAAGCTCGTTGACCCAGACGGTGAGGCCGTGACCTTCGAACTGAAGGTGCCGCAGGGGTGGAACGATTATGTGACCGGAATCAGCCTCATCTCCGACTCGGTGAAGGCTCTGGGTGTCGACGCGAGCGTGCAGACGCCCGATGCGGACAGCTGGCTCGACGCCATCGCCAAGGGCGACTTCCAGGCGATCCTGCACTGGACCGACACGGGGATGACCCCCTACGACCTGTACTCGAACATCATGGATGGGCGCTTCCTCAAGCCGAAGGGCGAAGTGGCCAACTACAACTTCGGCCGCTACGACAACAAGGAAGCCACCGCAGCGCTGCAGGCGTTCGCCACGGCGACCGATGACGCAACGCGCAAGGCCGCCCTGGAGAAGGTCCAGAAGATCTTCGTCGATGACGTGCCGGGCATGGCCGTGGGAACGCGACCGTTCATCGGACAGTACAACACGCGCAACTACGTCGGCTGGCCCAGTGCAGATGACCCGTACATCTCGCCGGACCCGACCCAGCCCACCGCGGCGCTGATCCTCACGAAGCTGAAGCCGGCGTCCTGA